TACTGTCGTTTTTCTTTAAGTTATCGTGATGTCTCTGAAATTTTAAAAGAACGTGGAATCTCAGTTCACCCAACAACTATCATGCGCTGGGTTCATGAATACGGAAACCTTATCTATCAAATTTGGTCGAAAGAAAATTGAGATTGATAATAGATTTATATCCGTATATCAAGAATGGAAACAGCGTAAGTCAACCATTCCTACAAAAGCATTGGATATTTCACATGTTTGTCCTGGTTGAAGAGAGTTCATTAAAACCTCCATATCTATCTGGATATACTCTGTACCTTTCTTGATTCTGCCATCTTGAAAATAATCAGGGTTAGGATTTTTTTGATAAATACGTGTATTCGATTTGATACCTGAGATATAATAAGCCTTTTTATCTTGTATATGTTGAAGATCTTTCAAGTGAAAATAACCTAAATCCCGGATGCATAAATCTCCTGGGCATAAAGTATCTAAACAATCTGTACCAAAGGTTTTATCATTATTTTCACCTGGATCCATTTGAAAATTGAGGAATTTTCCACTATGTAAATCATACTCTAGCTGAATTTTAATACCGGCTGTTTGTGCACATCCTCCTGAACTAGGATAAATAGCAGCCAAATCTCGTGCGCCATACTTACTCTTTCGTTTTACAAAACCTGTCTCTTGTGCAAGTTGTTGAAGAATATGTGGAGATAGATATCGCTGTAATTCTTTAGCGAACAAATAAAACTCATCTTGAATCGATAGATTCATACAAAAACGCCATCCTTTCTGTATATTTCTACAAAAAGAATAACGCTTTCTATGAATTATGGATACAAATTCCTCTTAGGTTGATAGTAATGTATGGTGACCCCTATAGTCTATATTCCATTTGTTTAAGTGTTCATGCATTCTTGGTCAACAACCTGAGAACCAAATAAATGAGCTCTATATTCAAGTTCACAATAGACTTATTCCTTCTTAATTAGCTCTTTTTAGAGGTAATTTCGCATTTTGCTTCCGAGTTCCAAGCCCTAATGCGATGGCAGCACCAATACAGCTAGAAAAGCAACCAGCAAACAAATACAATGATGGATCTGACTCACCGATTAAAACGGAAGCTATTCCTCCAATTACCGGGAAAAGTGCAACCATATAGCCACTTTGAGCTCCTCCAATTTTTTCTACAAGCTTCAAATAGAATAACCATGCTACAAATGAAGCAACCAGGGTTAAATATAGCAACACAGATAAGTATGAAAATGATGTTGGAAATATAAATTCTTGTCCTTGAAATAATACAATTACTCCCATCAATATACTGCCCACTGTAAATCCAATGGCATTTGCATAGATAGGATTCACCTTGTGACTTGCATTTCGTGCCGAGCTGGCATCACCTACTGCTGTAAGAAGCGTACCTAAGATCGCAACCATAATTCCTTTTATGTCATTGGACCCTTGAAAGTTGTTCAAATTCGGATAGATGAGAATACATACGCCTAATACACCCAAAATCCCCCCAAACAAAACGCGTGAATGTAACTTTTCTTTTAAAAAAATCCGGAGAGTAATCGGGGTCAAAATCACCTTTAATGAAAAAATCAATGTTACGATTGCTGCAGAACTCAAAATTGTGGCGTAATAAAGGCATAAGTAGCTTAATGCAAAGTTACATACACCAAAAACTATTACAAATGGGATATCTTTTCTTGTTGGCCTCCCTCTTGGTCGAAGGGACCAAACAAGAATCAAAAATAAAAAGGCTGTCATAACTAAACGATAAGTTAAGGATAATTCCAAGCTGACAGGAGTTCCTTGAATTTTTACTGCAATAAAGTTGAGTCCCCATACAATCAAACAAAATATGTACATAAATATTGTCATAAGTTATCTCCCAGATCAAAATTTTTTCTAAATTCATTATTCATTTATACTGTCATTTCTAAAAGGTACAGTTTACAATAAACACAAATGACAGATGAGGTATTTCAATGATGAATGAACTAATATTTAATATCAATCGAGAAAGTAACACTCCTATGTACCAACAAGTTTATCAATACATACGTACCCAGATTTTATCTGGTAAATTAGAAAGGAATACAAAGTTGCCATCGATTAGACAACTTGCTCTCCAATTAGAGGTCAGCAGAAACACAACTCAGGTAGCCTATGAACAATTGCAATCGGAAGGATATATTCGAAGTGAGAACAAAAAGGGATTTTTTGTAGAGGCCACTATATCGGATGAGACGCTTAATTATGAACCCATTAGAGAACAGCATCATGAAAAAAATCAAACTGACATGAAAACTATTGACTTTAAGATTGGGACAGTGGATCAAGAGAACTTCCCTTTGAAAAAATGGAGAATGCTTACAAACAAAATCGTTAAAGACTCTAGCATGTTTTCATACGGAGAAAAACAAGGCGATATTAAATTAAGAAAGGTACTAGCAGATTACTTGTTTCAATCAAGAGGGGTTAATACTTCTGCTGAACAGATTATTATTGGCAGTAGCACACAACACTTGTTATTACTTTTGTCGCTGTTGCTAAAGCAAGACTATCATTATCTGGCAGTAGAAGACCCTGGCTATGATGTGGCAAGGGAACTATTTGCTCTTCAGTCATTTATCATTGATCCGATTCCGGTAAAAGAACAAGGCATCCAAGTCGATCGCCTTTTAAAGTCGCCTTCTAGACTTTTATATGTCACTCCTACTCACCACTTTCCATATGGAGTGACTATCCCCGTCAATGAAAGATTAAAGTTAATTCAATGGGCAAAAAGGGTGGAAGGATATATTATTGAGGATGATTACGATAGTGAATTTCGATACATCCATCAACCTGTACCGTCTCTTCAAAGTTTAGATTCTAATGATAGGGTGGTTTATTTAGGAACTTTTTCAAAAGCACTGCTACCTTCTATCCGTGTCAGTTATATGGTTTTACCTAGGAGGCTAGTAAGTGAATATAAAAAGATACTCCCTTTACTTGAGCAAACATCCTCATCTATTCATCAGCGAACACTGGCGACCTTTATGGATGAAGGATATTGGTACTCACACTTAAGGAAGATGAAAGCGTTGTATAAACGTAAAATGAATCTATTGAATAGGGAATTACTAAAACACTTTAAGAATTATGTTGAAATAAAAGGTGGTAGCTCCGGAATTTTCGTTATTATTGAAGTTAAAACAAAAATGAGTGAAAAAATGCTAATTGAAAGGGCATATGAATACGGAATTGCAGTTTATCCTTGCTCGAAATATTTCTCGAAATGTATACCACGATATCCACATATTCAACTTGGATTGGGTAATTTATGTGAAGAAAAGATAATAAAAGGAGTATCTCAACTAGCAAAAATTTGGTTGTAATCTTGATTTTTTCCCTAAAAAAGTTTTTTCGTTTTTCCTATTAGCGGTAGCACCACATCGCTATCAAGCTAAGAAAATACAACTACCCCCAGAACGAGATTTTGTGCTAATTCGTAATAAAAAAGCTCATTTTTTCGTTTTGGGGTGGATTTGTTTTCTTAAGTTGATGGGCATGGGGCGGTACGCCATTATGATGAAGTTGTTCATCCAACTGAACAGTTTGCTCTTTCCCCTGCGCATTGTGTGGGGATTTTTTCATAAAGAAAAGACACTCCAATGAGTGCCTTTTCTTTACTAGTAAGTAAATCAGCAAAAGCAGCTAGCTCCAACTATGATTAATAATATAAAGAGCACAACGACTAAGGCGAATCCACCACCAAAACTACTGCAACTACCTCCAAAGCCCATAACAGTTCCTCCTTTTAGATAAGAGGGGAGAACATTGGGTCATTCTTGTGTTTTAACGGGTTTACATTATTTTATGTTTTATAATGATGAATGAGCAGGTCCTTTAAGAAATAAAGAAAAGACACCATAAGGTGCCTTTCTCCGACTTGAACCACTTTAATTTTAATAATATGTATTGGACTCCCATCCAATTACCATTTTACCATATTTATCTACATTTACTTTTGAGAAATATGATTCAAATCAGTATTTCATTCAAAAAACACTTTTTCGAGTTCTTTTGACTATTCAACTTTTAAATCAATCTCTTTATCCAACATATCACCATTAAATTGTAAAACTAATCCTTTAGCATATTTCGGTACATCGAATACAATTTTTCCTGACGAACTTGAATCTGGATTAAGAGTATCAAATTTAAATGTAGCATTATTCACAGCTTTAAGTGCTAATTGAGCTTCAGTAGAACTGTAATATTCTCTTCCTAGATCATCAATTAATTTAAAGTTTTTGCTATTTAGTGTAATAGGCTCCTTTTGACGATTCATAACGTAGACTTCTAAAGCTTTAAATATGCCCTGTGCTTTTACATCTCCATTACCTATAACATTTAGTGTCGGCTTTTTTTAATTAATGTACAATAATAGTATGAATATTCATTCTATATAAGGTAAGGACAGAATTCTTTTCATATTTATGATGAAATAAAAGTGAAACTATAAATTCTGAAGGGGTGATTGGTATGAAAATTGCAATAATGGCTGATATTCATGGAAATAAAGATGCCTTACAAGCTGTACTAACAGATATTAATAACCGAGGGATTCAATCTATTTATAATTTGGGGGATAGCTTATATGGTCCTTTATTTCCACTGGAAACCTATGATCTTTTAATGAACCAAAATATTCAAAGTATTAAAGGGAATTGCGATCGAATTTTATTAGAGCCTAATACGTCTAATTTAACAGTTCAATATGTACAGAATTTATTAGAGGATGAGCATAAAACGTGGATTTCTAATTTGCCTAATTTCTTACAAACCGATGATTTCTATTTTTGTCATGGAACACCGACAAGTGATGAAATATATTTGTTAGAGGAAATGAACTCTAGTGGATCAGTACTTAAAAAGACAGAAGATATTATGAAATTAGTAAGCGGTATTCCACAAAGGCTTATTTTTTGTGCACATACACATATATCAAGAGTCATTTATCTTCCAAATGATAAAATAATTATTAATCCAGGAAGTGTTGGGCTACCCGCCTATGAAGATGAATTACCAATCTATCATAAAATGGAATCAGGTTCACCATTTGCTAATTATACAATTGTTACAAAACAAGAAAATGATTGGATGATAGAGCAATTACATATTCCTTATAATCAAGATGGAGCAATTAACAAAAGTGAAATAAACGGTCGCTTAGATTGGGCTAGAGCAGTGAAAACAGGAAGAATTTAAAAATAAGAGAACTTTAGCAGAAGATGTGACATGTCGACTTAAAACAAAGTTGTACTGTTTATAAAAAAGTCATGCCATTTTGAAGAAAGTTAAACCGTTTATAAAAAAGATGTACCAAAATTAACTACACTCTGTTATTTCACTAAAGGTGCAGGATAGTTGTGCGAAATGTTTCTAGCTTAAATGGAGAATGGTCACATTACTTTGGTAAAGGCTAGACCGTTTCATCTTGATAAAACGGAAGGATTATATCGAAGAGTCAAATGATAGGATAACGCCTTGAAAGGCTCTCTCTGCGTCGAATAGCACGACATTGAGTAAGAAGTTTCGTGTTATAAGCTCGGCAAATAGGCGTGAGAATTTACCGTAACAGTATCGGCTGACGAAAACCTTACCCGAGGGGGCGGTGTAAATTATGATGCTTGAGTTGAACAAATATGGTGAGAATGCAATGCACCTTACAATAAGAAATGGGGTTTCTGACGAACTTTCGAATGTACGGGTCTAGACCTGCAATACATAGAAATGTGTATCTCACCTTGTGTGAAGTTAGTAGTGGATGAGTAAAACTAGCTAATATGAAAATCTATGATACGTTACAGGCGTATGAAGATTAACAGGCTCACAGGAAGCACCTACGTTTGTTCTATAATAGATATAATTCAACGTTGTAAGCTGATAACGTGGAGGGCTTACTCCCTTTGAATCGTTGAGTTGGAAAGCATTTGTGAGATTAGCGA
This sequence is a window from Bacillus pseudomycoides DSM 12442. Protein-coding genes within it:
- a CDS encoding PLP-dependent aminotransferase family protein, which gives rise to MNELIFNINRESNTPMYQQVYQYIRTQILSGKLERNTKLPSIRQLALQLEVSRNTTQVAYEQLQSEGYIRSENKKGFFVEATISDETLNYEPIREQHHEKNQTDMKTIDFKIGTVDQENFPLKKWRMLTNKIVKDSSMFSYGEKQGDIKLRKVLADYLFQSRGVNTSAEQIIIGSSTQHLLLLLSLLLKQDYHYLAVEDPGYDVARELFALQSFIIDPIPVKEQGIQVDRLLKSPSRLLYVTPTHHFPYGVTIPVNERLKLIQWAKRVEGYIIEDDYDSEFRYIHQPVPSLQSLDSNDRVVYLGTFSKALLPSIRVSYMVLPRRLVSEYKKILPLLEQTSSSIHQRTLATFMDEGYWYSHLRKMKALYKRKMNLLNRELLKHFKNYVEIKGGSSGIFVIIEVKTKMSEKMLIERAYEYGIAVYPCSKYFSKCIPRYPHIQLGLGNLCEEKIIKGVSQLAKIWL
- a CDS encoding YjcZ family sporulation protein, coding for MGFGGSCSSFGGGFALVVVLFILLIIVGASCFC
- a CDS encoding DUF4352 domain-containing protein codes for the protein MGNGDVKAQGIFKALEVYVMNRQKEPITLNSKNFKLIDDLGREYYSSTEAQLALKAVNNATFKFDTLNPDSSSSGKIVFDVPKYAKGLVLQFNGDMLDKEIDLKVE
- a CDS encoding metallophosphoesterase family protein — translated: MKIAIMADIHGNKDALQAVLTDINNRGIQSIYNLGDSLYGPLFPLETYDLLMNQNIQSIKGNCDRILLEPNTSNLTVQYVQNLLEDEHKTWISNLPNFLQTDDFYFCHGTPTSDEIYLLEEMNSSGSVLKKTEDIMKLVSGIPQRLIFCAHTHISRVIYLPNDKIIINPGSVGLPAYEDELPIYHKMESGSPFANYTIVTKQENDWMIEQLHIPYNQDGAINKSEINGRLDWARAVKTGRI
- a CDS encoding DMT family transporter codes for the protein MTIFMYIFCLIVWGLNFIAVKIQGTPVSLELSLTYRLVMTAFLFLILVWSLRPRGRPTRKDIPFVIVFGVCNFALSYLCLYYATILSSAAIVTLIFSLKVILTPITLRIFLKEKLHSRVLFGGILGVLGVCILIYPNLNNFQGSNDIKGIMVAILGTLLTAVGDASSARNASHKVNPIYANAIGFTVGSILMGVIVLFQGQEFIFPTSFSYLSVLLYLTLVASFVAWLFYLKLVEKIGGAQSGYMVALFPVIGGIASVLIGESDPSLYLFAGCFSSCIGAAIALGLGTRKQNAKLPLKRAN